GTCAGAACTTGATTCCTGAATATCTATATGTGGAGTCTTACCGTTGCTGCAATTGTCCTGAGCAAAAGTTACCACCGTAATCAAGTCTTCACCTCCAGAAGACGACCTCTGAGCGTAGCGTTGCTGTCTTCGAATAAAGATGCGTAGAAAAATGTCCTTAAACGCAAATCTGAAATCACTGTTGAAGCTGGAGTAGATAATGGGATTAACTGCTGAGTTCAGTAATGGAAGAACGTAGGCAAACACAGTAGCGATGAACTTCTGTGTGCTCGGATGCATATCCCACAAATGCACCGGGTAAAATTGTATCGTCAACATTATAATGAAGAATGGAAGCCAGCAAATGATGAACGTGCCGATAACCACAGCGAGCGTTTTGGTGGCTTTCAACTCGCGTATGATGGATCTTCGTTTCTTGCGTTCTATCCTTCCAACGCTAGCGACGCTTGGCCGAGAATCGAGTTGGGAGTTATTTTCGGTTGCTTCTGATAGCTCCATGGCCGTTGATTTTATGGATTCCAGTTTCTTAGCCTGTTTGAAGGCCAATCGAAAGACCAATGAGTAGTTAATAACAAGAATAGTTAGGGGTAAAAGAAACCCCGCGGTGATTGAGAAGAGGTAGTAATATTTGTCCGATTTTAGGCATTGTCCGGCCGCTATCGTTTGCGCGTTTTCTGTCCACTTTGTGAACGAAAGTGAAGCAATCAGTCCTGAGTATGCCCAAACAAAAGCGATAGCAGCCATTCCTCTTTTTTTGGTCATGATGCTTCTGTAATTTAACGGGAATGTTAGTGCGAGAAATCGATCGATGGATATCAAACTCAAATTTGTGATTGAGGCGCACGAGCAGAGAAGGTCTATAAAAACCCAGAATTCGCACACCTTTATTCCGAGATTCCAGTATAATGAATTGAGGGTATGGTGAATACGGAATGGCATCGATAATGCCGCGATGAGGAGATCTGACACGGCAAGCGAGATGATGAAATAATTCGTCGTGGTTCGGAGCCGTCGATAACTAAGTATCGCTCCTATGACCAAACAATTCCCACAGACATCGAGGATTAAGATAAAAATGATGAAGCTTGCTTGCGCAATAATGTTTCCCAGACTGAACACAGCACCAGTGTTGCCGATGTTTTGGCTGGACGAGTTAGAAGCATTCATCTGGGCAACTTGGCATTTGCTCCGCGGCTTTTCGCTTCAGTCAGGGCAGCTTGAATTGGGGCTCCATGCATTTACATGCCAACGCCGAGACTTACGTCAATCTGAGTGTTCGTCTTCGAAGCTCTCTTTAAACTTGTCGCGCACTATGACATCTGCTTTCTGATTCGCTTATTCTTTCGATGTGTCCGattataatttaaattttgcattttaataTTTGTTTGTCAAAACTTCTCTCCCAATCAAAAGAAGACTCATTCCATGGCCAGGAGGCAGCTTGccaaaatatttgtaaattaGTAAAAGTGATTTACTTTAGTTGAGTAAGGAAAGTTTTCATTGAATTTGGGAGAAGTAGAGAAGGCATTTTTTCGCCTTATTTAGACCGTGCTGATCATGTTTTTGCGGGTAAAAGCGACCAAAACTCTATGTTATTTGTTACTTATCGCAATTTCAGGTTAGCGACAATACTACAACACATTAATTAACTTGTGGTTGCCGTTGGAGAACAGAACGCTTGCGGCGATACAGATAAGGTTCTCTTTCGAGTACGTTTGCTCCAGGGCCTCTAGCTTCcgagaagaaagagaaagtgATTTTTGACTTCTTTTAGCGGTTAAATAGGGTGAAGACATTTACCGAAAAACCCTAAAACGCACAATTGAAAAGTTATGTCGAATGCCAGGCAACAAAACGTTCACGATACGGCATATTAATCAAATTGAGGATCTAGATCACCTCAAAATTATCAGGGCGTGATATTCCAGCCCCGTATTTGAAATCCGATTCATAATTTCACTTCATTGCTTCCTGAAATTTATACAAATGTCGCACTGGTGCTGAGACATATGTTGTTTGCTTAGGCAGAGTTAAATCCTCGCATTATCAACTTTCTGTTGAATAAATATGGAGAAGCGAAAGGTCAGTCTCAAGTTGTCCATATTTGACAGTTTTATCGTCAAGTTCATTTCGGTCGGGTCAACGTACGCCAACTTTATGTTATACGATAACCCGGCAACCAGGTAATACTGAATAGCTTCAGAAAAACTTCCTCGGCTTTGACAATCCAAGAACGACCAGAAAAAGTGAAATATTCTGGATGATCTTTGTGTTCCAGCCTTGTATTTGAAATCCGATTTGCTTTGCGAAATTTACACAAATGTCGGACGGTTGTTTGCTTAGGCAGAGTTAAATCCTCGCATTATCAACTTTTTGTTGAATAAACTTAAACACAAAGAAGCGCAAGGTCAGTCTAAAGTCAGTCAGTGTCTTATATTTGGGACCAGTTCCATCTTCAAGTTCATTTCAGTCGGTTCAACGGAAACTTTATATTATACGATATCATATCCCGGGTCCCAGGTAATAATAGCTCCAGAAAAACTTCTTCGGCTCAGTTCCAATCCAAGAACCGCCAGAAAATTGAcacattctttttttaaataaagcaaTTGTGTTTTAGTCTTGGCGGCATATGATGGGTTTGAAATTTACTAAAAAATGATAGCCACCTTGGGCCGATTTCACAATTTAATTGAGTCACTTTAATACAAGCGTATTTCTCGAAGAACTCACGCATTTAcgcaaaactgaaaatgaagTACAATGGTCGGCAACTTCGCTTCTTCCTTTTTGAAATACCCACATTGCTGACCAGAGATCGAAAAAAAAGCCATAGCTTGTTTTATTTACAGAAACAAAATTACTCACTTTAGCACAATTCCATTTCCcgttattttaaagtttttctcATTATTAGGCCGGTATTCCTTTTAATTATCAGtttttagaagaaaaaaaaaaagtatgaaaTCGTAACTAAAGGCACTCAGTGAATTCACCGCTTGAAAGAAAGAAGCTGTATACGCTTTCTTCGAACGATTTCGACTTTTATGCTTTAATACTTTCAAGGGCAAATCGACGTAGTAACGTTCATTAAAAACCATCCTGCTGTCAGtgccattttaattttgatgaatAAAACGATAACAAACATGCAAGCACTGGAAAACTACTAATTTTTCTTGGTCAAACGCAAACTTTGAAGTTCTTCCGTTTCGATCTACTTTTAAGGACTCTGACTCATGTTTCGGCCGATAAGGGGAAATTTGTTCAAGGAACATAGTCTGAGTAATTAGAGTTCCGACTTGGAGGTACGTTCTGCGCAAATCAAAATTATTATAGTTTCGCTTTGTTAGACAGCTTGACGCGTTGTGTGATGTCGGTGTTTAATTAATTGTTTTCGATGCGATCAGAGGCCACGCCGAGTACAGTGAAATAAAACTTGTTTTTGACTCGGCGTGCCGCGAGCCTCGCTGTGACCTGGCGTGTCTCCAACGATTGTCGCATCGTAGAATCTGTCAGATATTAAACATTGAATGCCACTCAAacgtttaaaacatgtttttgcGGTTCGGCTCAAAGCAAGAAGTCTAAATAGAATTTAGTCGAAAAGAATTTTAATTAAGCCAAAGCGACGAAACCTTGAGTTTATAAAATATGTTTCGACCGAAACTTCAGTCATCCTCAGTCAGAATACAAAGCGATGGAAGCTGAATTTAatagggtgcgttcctttgcgatgatccgaaaaaggatcattgATCCAAGATCACCGTCAAATCCACTCCGGGAAAGGATtcttcggttcctttgatgGACGGTGATCATGAAGTGATTTTGAATCGGTGATCATTTTTCGGATCGTCCCAAAGGAATGCACCCATAATAGGTAGATAATGCTGATGTGAAAAATAGTAACAACTGAATGAAATATGGCGTGAAAATGTGGGAATCAAAGAgatagtttagtttagttttactTCATTCCGTTGTAAGTTACTATTTTTCGCATtagcattttctatttattataaattcagcTTCCGTCGCTTTGTATTCCACTAACTGaggatggcagaagtttctgtcgaaacatgttttataaactcaaaggtttcgtcgttttcttaaaaataattctctAAATTTGTCCGCTACTATAAAGACAATTTAGTCGAAGTATTTCAAATGATCCTTTGGcggtgttttcttttaaattggaTATTAGGCCATCCCATTTATTTTGTCCTTTTAGCATcttccgaccgacccaaatttttggcattaaaaaaataataaataaaaaaaaaaattggtaacgACGTTTTAAAACCATGGttatgtcgcataggagtttcggtggttgatcctttttcccacgctgtcttaattttgcaactacATCCACCCGGCTTTttcgccatattgattttgggttttCCTGGCTCgacagctatgatgctggggtaccaggcctccgattccgagaatgcttatgggttttttaaggacggtgcctactaatttaaaggtatttttgcccgggtttatgattatgaaggaaatgtagatcttaacaagtgttattgaaatccgagaagaaaattgggggtaaccacgcattttccaaagataaatcatgaataatatttgtaaacagctttaaaatactaagcaatgtatggcgttctttctcaatttgaagcttaattatctctcaaaaatgcatggttacccccagttttctttttggataccaagagcacttactaagatctactttctccggatagttttaaaccgcgcaaaaatatccctgtatcagtaagcatcatcgataggaaactcgagtatctcgaaatgcgcagaacgtatgcgcaataacaatagtaggcaccgtccttaaggtttttttttttttgtcaatccgaccgaccgacccaatatcaggaaacgcattcgacactaaacgaaaaaaaaaggggatggtcTTACTATCAAGGGGTTTGGCCGTTCAACAGTTTACGTTTGCTGGAGGTAATGCGGACCAGTACTGGTAAGGGCGTTGGCCTCGCGCGGGTataagacccgctctgaccaatCACTGAATGCGATTCCGGTAGTCCATGGTTGCACTTGTAAAAAGGCCAACAGGTTCGCCTTTCACCAGTTTGGATTCTTGACagtggttgttgttgttctgttctgtagTTTctttgatcctgaaaagccccaacgGGGAGTGGTATCAGtattatgtatatatgtatgtcagTATTATCTCGAAATTGGTGTTTATTAAGATCATGCATGTGGTTTTTGAAAGAGCGGCAAAACAAAGGGGATTGAAATCAAAGATGCCTGTTGAGCTCCGACccaagttttgttttctcttgtaaAAATTCTGCATTCGAGAGAAGTGGAATACAATAACGATTGAAAGTTTATCTGTCTCAAAAGTTCTTGTAGAATCACCGAACGTGTAATGTGCGTGTGTGTGTTCAGTGGAGTAGCAGCAAATATATCCTAAGCCATGCCATGCTGCGCATCTTTCCTGCACGCCATTCGTCTTCACTGAAGGCAATTAATCTCTAGCGGACTCAACCCGGCTGTAGAATTAACGTATAGATAGTTCGATCTTAACCAAAGACGACAAGCGGCTGAAACCCTGGCCCctgttgttcaaacgatggatagcgatatccgctggataaatcacCATCCGATGGACAAGTCATAGCGAAACaaattgcgctatccagtggatagtgatttatccggtggataacgttatccaccttttgaacaactggggcctggccACTAGATCTGAGAGGGCCGGAACAGTCCAaagcaatagcccatttccgagttgctgcatgcctcagtttcaaagcgagtcctggtgcacaaccattcaaatggaaatgagtttcgtattcttatgcaaatcaaacttatttcccttacaatagttgagcaccaagactcacttcgaaaccgaagCAATCAGcaattcggaaatggcccattcctAAAGCAAGTTCAACGGCAGCTCAAAGGCACCGAGAACGCTTCAACACAATAGCCGGCGCCCTTGAATTGCATGTTCTTCATTTTCCGTCGAAGCGTACAACAGAGCTATCTCtatacaatgacctacaatgtcATCAGCTGATAAAAGGAGAAAATTTCCTCAGATTTTGTCTCAGGCTAAACTTCAGTTGAGGCTGTCCATTCCAGCTTTTCTCGATTcctgaaataatgaaaaataattgGGAAGGGATCGTTATGCCGGGGCTAGGAAACAGTGATGGCGAGTCTAAAAGCAGGAAATTCTTTAACAGGAAGAATCTCTATTAGGGTGAATTAAGTTAGTTCCTGTTGTGTACGGTGATGGTAATACAGAAGCGCTTTAAACTTCCCGCGAGGATGCATTACTGACATACGCGCGATAAGCACGAACCAATTCTTTACAACAAAACAAGGCACTTTCAAATTGCCACAATACTCTTTCTTAATCCCTTGAACATTCCTATACCCATTATTTCCATTTCAGCTGTTCCAATTTCAAGGGGTTCTCTACGAACAAGTGGATGTAGTCGCCATGGGTTCTCCTCTTGGATCGCTGATGACGAATGCGTTCATGTGTAACATCGAAGAACAACtagcaaatcaaaacaaaatgccCACTTTCTATGAACGATACGTTGACGATACCCTCAGCATAATGCCCGATGTTCAAGCTGCCTCTACATTTCTCTCAACATTGAATGAAATCCACCCTTCCATAAGTTTTACAATGGAACTTGAGAAAAACGGGAAACTTCTTTTCCTAGGAATGGAAATCATCAGAAATATCACCCGCTTAGACAGaaaggtttaca
The Montipora capricornis isolate CH-2021 chromosome 10, ASM3666992v2, whole genome shotgun sequence genome window above contains:
- the LOC138019128 gene encoding alpha-1A adrenergic receptor-like, which translates into the protein MNASNSSSQNIGNTGAVFSLGNIIAQASFIIFILILDVCGNCLVIGAILSYRRLRTTTNYFIISLAVSDLLIAALSMPFRIHHTLNSLYWNLGIKVCEFWVFIDLLCSCASITNLSLISIDRFLALTFPLNYRSIMTKKRGMAAIAFVWAYSGLIASLSFTKWTENAQTIAAGQCLKSDKYYYLFSITAGFLLPLTILVINYSLVFRLAFKQAKKLESIKSTAMELSEATENNSQLDSRPSVASVGRIERKKRRSIIRELKATKTLAVVIGTFIICWLPFFIIMLTIQFYPVHLWDMHPSTQKFIATVFAYVLPLLNSAVNPIIYSSFNSDFRFAFKDIFLRIFIRRQQRYAQRSSSGGEDLITVVTFAQDNCSNGKTPHIDIQESSSDEDVKSI